A single window of Candidatus Kaelpia aquatica DNA harbors:
- the rpsU gene encoding 30S ribosomal protein S21, with translation MAKVEVRSNESLDQALRRFKRKVEQEGLMKVLRAIRHYEKPSEIKRRKMVKKKRKSK, from the coding sequence GTGGCAAAAGTAGAAGTTAGATCTAACGAAAGTCTGGATCAGGCATTACGGCGTTTTAAAAGAAAGGTTGAGCAAGAAGGCCTAATGAAAGTCTTAAGAGCTATTAGGCATTACGAGAAGCCTTCTGAGATCAAGCGCAGAAAGATGGTGAAGAAAAAGCGCAAGAGCAAATAG